In a genomic window of Piliocolobus tephrosceles isolate RC106 chromosome 1, ASM277652v3, whole genome shotgun sequence:
- the GJA8 gene encoding gap junction alpha-8 protein has product MGDWSFLGNILEEVNEHSTVIGRVWLTVLFIFRILILGTAAEFVWGDEQSDFVCNTQQPGCENVCYDEAFPISHIRLWVLQIIFVSTPSLMYVGHAVHYVRMEEKRKSREAEELGQQAGANGGERGPLSPDQGSVKKSSGSKGTKKFRLEGTLLRTYICHIIFKTLFEVGFIVGHYFLYGFRILPLYRCSRWPCPNVVDCFVSRPTEKTIFILFMLSVASVSLFLNVMELGHLGLKGIRSAFKRPVEQPLGEIPEKSLHSIAVSSIQKAKGYQLLEEEKIVSHYFPLTEVGMVETSPLSAKPFNQFEEKISTGPLEDLSRGYQETLPSYAQVGVQEVEGEGPPAEEGAEPEVEEKKQEEERLTTEEEEKLAVPEGEEAETPGVGKEGEKEELQSEKVSKQGLPAEKTPSLCPELTTDDARPLSRLSKASSRARSDDLTV; this is encoded by the coding sequence ATGGGCGACTGGAGTTTCCTGGGGAACATCTTGGAGGAGGTGAATGAGCACTCCACCGTCATCGGCAGAGTCTGGCTCACCGTGCTTTTCATCTTCCGGATCCTCATCCTTGGCACGGCCGCGGAGTTCGTGTGGGGGGATGAGCAATCCGACTTCGTGTGCAACACCCAGCAGCCTGGCTGCGAGAACGTGTGCTACGACGAGGCCTTTCCCATCTCCCACATCCGCCTCTGGGTGCTGCAGATCATCTTCGTCTCCACCCCGTCCCTGATGTACGTGGGGCATGCCGTGCACTACGTCCGCATGGAGGAGAAGCGCAAAAGCCGCGAGGCAGAGGAGCTGGGCCAGCAGGCGGGAGCTAACGGCGGTGAGAGGGGGCCCCTCAGCCCGGACCAGGGCAGCGTCAAGAAGAGCAGCGGCAGCAAAGGCACCAAGAAGTTCCGGCTGGAGGGGACCTTGCTGAGGACCTACATTTGCCACATCATCTTCAAGACCCTCTTTGAAGTGGGCTTCATCGTGGGCCACTACTTCCTGTACGGGTTCCGGATCCTGCCTCTGTACCGCTGCAGCCGGTGGCCCTGCCCCAATGTGGTGGACTGCTTTGTGTCCCGGCCCACAGAGAAGACCATCTTCATCCTGTTCATGTTGTCTGTGGCCTCTGTGTCCCTCTTCCTCAATGTGATGGAGTTGGGCCACCTGGGCCTGAAGGGGATCCGGTCTGCTTTCAAGAGGCCCGTAGAGCAGCCCCTAGGGGAGATTCCTGAGAAATCCCTCCACTCCATTGCTGTCTCCTCCATCCAGAAAGCCAAGGGCTATCAGCTcctagaagaagagaaaatagtttCCCACTATTTCCCCTTGACCGAGGTTGGGATGGTGGAGACCAGCCCACTGTCTGCCAAGCCTTTCAATCAGTTCGAGGAGAAGATCAGCACAGGACCCCTGGAGGACTTGTCCCGGGGCTACCAAGAGACACTGCCTTCCTACGCTCAGGTCGGGGTGCAGGAAGTGGAGGGCGAGGGGCCACCTGCAGAGGAGGGAGCCGAACCCGAGGTGGAAGAGaagaagcaggaagaagagaggctGACCacggaggaggaggagaagctggCTGTGCCAGAGGGGGAGGAAGCAGAGACCCCCGGAGTGGGGAAGGAGGGTGAAAAAGAAGAGCTGCAGTCGGAGAAGGTGTCAAAGCAAGGGCTGCCAGCTGAGAAGACGCCTTCACTCTGTCCGGAGCTGACAACAGATGATGCCAGACCCCTAAGCAGGCTGAGCAAAGCCAGCAGCCGAGCCAGGTCAGACGATCTAACCGTATGA